A single window of Thermococcus sp. DNA harbors:
- a CDS encoding transcriptional regulator gives MRAERLRELADSPLGNPTRLAIALYLLSRERTTFIELAKALKLTPGNLDFHLKALEKAGIVKTYYGFGKRPRKFVELSEKGTDELEKVMGILREVVGGD, from the coding sequence ATGAGGGCTGAGAGGCTCAGAGAGCTTGCAGATTCGCCGCTCGGGAACCCGACAAGGTTAGCCATAGCCCTCTACCTCCTCTCCCGCGAGAGGACAACGTTCATCGAGCTTGCTAAAGCCCTCAAGCTGACCCCGGGAAACCTCGACTTCCACCTCAAGGCCCTCGAAAAGGCCGGAATTGTAAAAACCTACTACGGCTTCGGCAAAAGGCCGAGGAAGTTCGTGGAGCTGAGCGAAAAGGGTACAGACGAGCTGGAGAAGGTTATGGGAATCCTCCGGGAGGTGGTGGGCGGTGATTGA